A window from Kovacikia minuta CCNUW1 encodes these proteins:
- the hisB gene encoding imidazoleglycerol-phosphate dehydratase HisB — translation MQTSDRPRELSPNGVQLLNRMASVSRKTGETDVHVSINLDGSGQCVARTGIPFLDHMLHQISSHGLIDLEVQATGDLEIDDHHTNEDVGITLGMALAKALGDRKGIVRFGHFLAPLDEALVQVVLDFSGRPHLSCGLEIPTQRVGTYDTQLVREFFVAIVNHSQMTLHLRQLDGINSHHIIEATFKAFARSLRMAIEIDPRRASTIPSSKGVL, via the coding sequence ATGCAGACCAGCGATCGCCCTCGTGAGCTATCCCCCAACGGCGTTCAACTCCTGAATCGGATGGCATCTGTTAGCCGCAAAACGGGGGAAACCGATGTTCATGTCAGTATCAACCTGGATGGCAGCGGGCAATGTGTTGCCAGAACAGGCATTCCCTTTTTGGATCACATGCTGCATCAGATTTCTTCGCATGGATTAATTGATCTGGAGGTGCAGGCAACGGGCGATCTGGAAATTGATGACCACCATACCAATGAAGATGTCGGCATTACGTTGGGAATGGCGCTGGCAAAAGCATTGGGCGATCGCAAAGGAATTGTACGCTTCGGTCATTTCCTGGCTCCTCTGGATGAAGCTCTGGTTCAGGTTGTATTAGACTTTTCGGGCCGCCCCCACCTCAGTTGCGGGCTGGAAATTCCGACCCAGCGGGTTGGCACCTACGATACCCAGTTAGTGCGGGAATTTTTTGTGGCGATCGTCAACCACTCCCAGATGACCCTTCATCTCCGCCAGTTAGATGGAATTAACTCCCATCACATTATTGAAGCAACCTTCAAAGCCTTCGCCCGATCGCTGCGCATGGCGATTGAAATCGACCCTCGCCGTGCTTCCACCATCCCCAGTTCAAAGGGAGTGTTGTAA
- a CDS encoding NHLP bacteriocin system secretion protein, giving the protein MTDDPSQEPSLTQRSLGQSLSQGQSLSQKTTAVLEGGGLPGVEPATEQTAPSERPWNGRQAVVALLPISTLASVAVLWSFLGKIPTEVDGRAVLIAPRSNVEFQAIGAGSVLKIQVKPGDTVKVGQVLAVLDTPELRADLESKQQKLAQLRNENTAITTIQNQRTLLKRNTLQTQQQAVPDQSESIQAQIVANQRQRQAYVQRVEQLNSINTLIAARLKAYNELSAEGAVAPLNVNFVQIVQAEQNNRNEITSLKAKIESIDAEMKALQSKSVDLKAQTIDLANQSSQLSLDDLEANTQRRNAIADMERDIADLRTKIQTEGRVVSTRAGRVIEIAVNRGQYITPGTPLGTIQVSSSNDLTDGLAFFEVGDADRISPGMEMEITPDIHSRQRFGGIVAEVVSVTPATVTPQQISSIVGNDQLAKGLLVDTPSVMVAAKLRLNSKTPSGYEWTRGQGPPQKIPESATATARVTVERRSLVSYITPVLRQLTGIY; this is encoded by the coding sequence ATGACAGATGACCCTAGCCAGGAACCTTCATTAACTCAACGATCGCTGGGGCAGAGCCTTTCTCAGGGGCAGAGCCTTTCTCAAAAGACCACTGCGGTTTTGGAGGGAGGGGGCTTGCCCGGTGTAGAACCCGCGACCGAGCAAACTGCCCCCAGCGAGCGCCCCTGGAATGGGCGGCAAGCGGTCGTTGCTCTACTGCCGATCTCGACCCTGGCGAGCGTTGCTGTTCTCTGGAGCTTTTTGGGAAAGATTCCGACTGAGGTAGATGGGCGGGCAGTTCTGATTGCACCCCGATCGAACGTGGAGTTTCAGGCGATCGGGGCGGGTTCAGTCTTAAAAATTCAGGTTAAACCTGGGGACACAGTTAAGGTTGGGCAGGTTCTGGCAGTGCTTGATACCCCCGAACTTAGAGCAGATTTAGAAAGCAAACAACAAAAGCTGGCGCAACTTCGCAACGAAAATACAGCGATTACAACGATTCAAAACCAGCGCACCCTGCTCAAACGGAATACCCTCCAAACTCAGCAGCAGGCGGTTCCCGATCAATCGGAAAGCATCCAGGCCCAAATTGTGGCAAACCAGCGCCAACGGCAGGCTTATGTTCAGCGGGTGGAACAACTCAATTCCATCAACACACTGATTGCAGCCCGGCTGAAAGCCTATAACGAACTGAGTGCGGAGGGGGCAGTTGCACCCCTGAATGTAAATTTTGTTCAGATTGTTCAAGCGGAGCAAAATAACCGCAATGAGATTACCAGCCTCAAAGCAAAGATTGAAAGCATCGATGCCGAGATGAAGGCGTTACAGTCCAAGTCGGTTGATTTAAAGGCACAGACGATCGACCTGGCAAATCAGTCTAGCCAGTTATCCCTGGACGATTTGGAGGCAAATACGCAGCGACGAAATGCCATTGCAGACATGGAACGGGATATTGCGGATTTGCGAACCAAAATTCAAACGGAAGGGCGGGTGGTCAGTACCCGTGCGGGTAGGGTGATTGAGATTGCGGTGAATCGGGGGCAGTACATTACACCAGGAACCCCATTAGGGACGATCCAGGTAAGCTCCTCGAACGATCTCACGGATGGGTTGGCATTCTTTGAGGTGGGCGATGCCGATCGCATTTCTCCGGGGATGGAAATGGAAATCACCCCTGACATTCATAGCCGTCAACGGTTCGGCGGCATTGTTGCGGAGGTGGTGTCGGTGACTCCAGCAACAGTGACTCCTCAACAGATCAGCAGCATTGTTGGCAATGATCAACTGGCAAAAGGGTTACTGGTAGATACACCCTCCGTTATGGTCGCTGCCAAACTCCGATTGAACTCCAAAACCCCCAGTGGATATGAATGGACGCGGGGACAGGGACCTCCCCAAAAAATCCCAGAAAGCGCCACCGCTACCGCCAGAGTAACCGTGGAGCGCCGATCGCTCGTTAGTTACATTACCCCCGTTCTGCGGCAATTGACGGGAATTTATTAA
- a CDS encoding FUSC family protein, which produces MLVKFALKTAIATAFLGAIFQDSDFIEHLAYPAMGLINTIQPSFGPTVKKGWGRLAGSAIGGIIGAWLVLTQGSSPITSGLAFFLATLVCELFQFQAASNQAGLIAALVAAQIMGSGNPAQYVVSRIFDNWIGVAIGIGVTLTFWPDNPRKALSDNLVRMLSNCGQLVQSMVAGNWRRQEAEGRGQKVQLVQSMVVGDRPVSHLESQLLDELDSSIQKSKSVLSQEMYGVVGGQLAQENWSNLLAAGDRLHRHLSAMLKLIDLEPDRLGFQFAEPLTLLADRISHTCTVLEEMVQSLEATHSNPFRWRIFSSQQKPLADPDIQSIKASLQAITDQLSQMRSTGTIYHYSHLEVPQFYRFLHHLNGVVQALEQLTIALIKREKTAVQPEPAFRLSWHPVPSNRILHFLKTGFAIWLTLVLLNDWLKLPFNYYAVIAIVVAMQPTLGKVVVAGTQRVIVTGIGAIYALLLINTIGSTPLTLAIGIALIILTSSYLGFTQGYATGCILIILSILTHNNDPNNYIWHRFLETLVGTIIALVLSQLFWPDTSSHQLDQGISQTFKSMGQLYRKLVDVFLQGTGSEEEHAQLSQEIRQSLKSHEALQKETQQEPIYNLMAPRAQRRWNLLLSYEKELLRNLEDLQDAVQPDTGRQLPQELQDAIQASAKATVLSFNQLAKAIGQQSKPGKLTSALSTFDPIDQTLLNLRKTGITLTYSLDQVFSLSAVTSAMKETAENLQQVTNDLS; this is translated from the coding sequence GTGCTTGTTAAATTCGCCCTCAAAACTGCGATCGCCACTGCTTTCCTGGGGGCAATTTTCCAGGACTCCGATTTCATCGAACATCTAGCCTACCCGGCGATGGGGTTGATCAACACGATTCAACCCAGTTTTGGACCCACCGTCAAAAAAGGCTGGGGACGTTTGGCAGGCAGCGCGATCGGCGGCATTATTGGTGCCTGGCTGGTGCTTACCCAGGGAAGCAGCCCAATCACATCGGGCTTGGCATTCTTTCTAGCAACATTGGTTTGTGAGTTGTTTCAGTTTCAGGCTGCGTCCAATCAGGCGGGGTTAATTGCCGCCCTGGTTGCGGCTCAGATTATGGGAAGTGGTAATCCAGCACAATATGTGGTTAGCCGCATTTTCGATAACTGGATTGGGGTCGCGATTGGCATCGGAGTAACCCTGACATTTTGGCCCGACAATCCCAGAAAAGCCCTATCGGATAATCTGGTTCGGATGCTCAGCAATTGTGGGCAACTGGTGCAATCGATGGTTGCGGGCAATTGGAGGAGGCAGGAGGCAGAGGGCAGAGGGCAGAAGGTGCAACTGGTGCAATCAATGGTGGTGGGTGATCGACCCGTTTCCCATTTAGAAAGCCAACTCCTGGATGAATTAGATAGTTCTATCCAAAAAAGTAAAAGTGTCTTAAGCCAGGAAATGTATGGAGTGGTCGGCGGTCAACTGGCTCAAGAGAATTGGAGCAATCTCCTTGCTGCGGGCGATCGACTTCACAGACATCTCTCAGCAATGCTCAAACTGATTGATTTGGAACCCGACAGATTGGGTTTTCAATTTGCAGAACCGTTGACGCTGCTTGCCGATCGCATTTCTCACACCTGCACGGTCCTGGAAGAAATGGTGCAATCCCTGGAGGCAACCCACTCCAATCCCTTTCGCTGGCGAATTTTTAGTTCCCAGCAAAAACCATTGGCTGATCCCGATATTCAATCGATCAAGGCGTCGTTGCAGGCAATCACCGATCAGCTCAGCCAGATGCGATCGACGGGAACTATCTATCACTATTCCCATTTAGAAGTCCCTCAGTTTTATCGCTTTTTGCATCATTTGAATGGGGTTGTGCAGGCTCTAGAACAGTTGACGATCGCCCTCATCAAGCGAGAAAAAACGGCGGTGCAACCAGAACCAGCCTTTCGTTTGAGTTGGCATCCAGTTCCGTCAAATCGGATCTTGCATTTTTTGAAAACTGGTTTTGCCATTTGGCTGACGCTGGTGCTTCTGAATGATTGGTTGAAGTTGCCGTTTAACTACTACGCAGTCATCGCCATTGTTGTTGCGATGCAGCCAACCCTTGGCAAGGTGGTGGTTGCGGGCACTCAGCGGGTGATAGTCACTGGTATTGGTGCTATCTATGCCCTGCTACTGATTAATACGATCGGCAGTACCCCCCTCACCCTGGCGATCGGCATCGCTTTGATTATCCTGACCAGTTCCTACCTGGGATTTACCCAGGGCTATGCAACGGGCTGCATCCTGATCATCCTCTCCATCCTGACCCATAACAACGACCCCAATAACTACATCTGGCATCGATTCCTCGAAACGTTGGTGGGAACAATCATCGCGCTTGTACTCTCCCAATTATTTTGGCCCGACACATCTTCCCATCAGTTGGATCAGGGAATCTCTCAAACGTTTAAGTCGATGGGGCAGTTATATCGCAAGTTAGTCGATGTTTTTCTACAGGGAACTGGCTCAGAAGAAGAGCACGCGCAATTGAGTCAAGAGATCAGGCAATCCCTAAAAAGCCATGAAGCATTGCAAAAAGAGACCCAGCAAGAACCGATTTACAACTTGATGGCTCCCAGGGCACAACGCCGTTGGAATCTATTGCTGAGTTACGAGAAGGAATTATTACGAAATCTGGAAGACCTTCAGGATGCGGTTCAACCAGACACCGGTCGGCAATTGCCCCAGGAACTTCAAGATGCAATTCAGGCATCTGCTAAAGCGACGGTGTTGAGCTTTAACCAACTGGCAAAAGCCATCGGGCAGCAATCGAAGCCAGGGAAATTGACCTCTGCCCTCTCCACATTTGATCCGATCGACCAGACCCTGTTGAATCTGCGGAAAACCGGAATTACCCTCACCTATTCCCTCGATCAGGTTTTTTCCCTGTCGGCTGTTACTTCAGCGATGAAGGAAACGGCAGAAAATTTACAACAGGTTACTAATGATTTGAGCTAG
- a CDS encoding aromatic acid exporter family protein, which translates to MQTSLSSTLKKMGGTLAGGAIGGIVGTWLVMTLGAGSITAGVAYILATLVCDVLQFEAPKAVAGLIAAFVGAQVFRGEAPLFYVIGTWIGMVVGLVVLLVFWPGHPHKVLVNNLIQVLQTSGKLFEGITASYQSGTKVDPDRKWMQDIAGCIQRTKHLLNQELYGAVGSRLTQENWSERLASEDRLHRQLAKILKTLDQLKDSQLNRQLAEPLSALVEQISIACTDLAQAIHDTSAAIDQQSTLGLRLQRSPRPKLVQPDFSSLNKQLQAITDQLNQMRTAKMLFQYPLPEVIQLYQMLYGLRQFIQELERLTAALTHRHHWVVQPAPKIRFSWHPIPANRMRQLLKTGFAIWLCLVVLDKGLQIPFSYYAIMGAAVAVQPTMGKTITAGTQLVVVTGIAALYTALLINTIGDSPFALGLGLFLTILTCSQLGFTQGYALGCVLVLICFVGQSSHPNAYIWGRFSEILVGVVVALILSNLFWKNTSADLLDQGISQTLTHLRNRYLELIDSYLQELPPPENLPQNLQEVSQTHAALQSETQQEIVFNLMAARAQRRWNLLLHYEKELIQNIEVLQDVVQQSAGHSFSENLRETIQAAAQATVRSFDKLAGWIRSGHCPQTIPSPVPSFEAIDQTLQNLRTSEMILTYSLDETLPLTVVILTMREIAENLDQVTHDLKMLSR; encoded by the coding sequence ATGCAGACCAGTTTAAGCAGCACGCTTAAAAAGATGGGGGGAACCCTGGCGGGTGGTGCGATCGGGGGAATCGTTGGAACCTGGCTGGTGATGACGTTGGGAGCGGGATCAATAACCGCTGGTGTTGCCTATATTCTGGCCACGCTGGTTTGCGACGTGTTGCAGTTTGAGGCTCCTAAAGCCGTTGCAGGTTTAATTGCTGCCTTCGTTGGGGCGCAGGTTTTTCGTGGTGAAGCGCCCCTGTTTTATGTAATTGGCACCTGGATTGGGATGGTAGTTGGGCTGGTGGTTCTCCTGGTATTTTGGCCCGGTCATCCCCATAAGGTGCTTGTCAACAACCTGATTCAGGTTCTACAGACAAGTGGAAAGCTCTTTGAAGGAATCACTGCCAGCTACCAGTCTGGAACAAAAGTCGATCCCGATCGCAAATGGATGCAGGACATTGCAGGCTGCATCCAACGAACCAAACATCTTTTAAACCAGGAATTGTATGGAGCAGTCGGCAGCCGCTTGACCCAGGAAAACTGGAGTGAACGGCTGGCATCTGAAGACAGGCTGCATAGACAACTGGCAAAGATACTCAAAACGCTCGACCAGCTAAAGGATAGCCAGTTAAATCGCCAATTAGCTGAACCCCTTTCGGCGCTGGTCGAACAAATCTCGATCGCCTGCACCGATTTGGCTCAGGCGATACACGACACCAGCGCCGCGATCGATCAGCAATCAACCCTGGGGCTGAGGTTGCAGCGATCGCCCCGGCCAAAACTCGTTCAACCTGATTTCAGCAGCCTCAACAAGCAATTGCAAGCGATTACCGATCAGCTCAACCAGATGCGGACAGCAAAAATGCTGTTTCAGTATCCGCTGCCGGAAGTCATCCAGCTTTATCAGATGCTGTATGGTCTGCGGCAATTTATCCAGGAATTAGAACGATTAACGGCTGCGCTCACCCATCGGCATCATTGGGTCGTTCAACCAGCGCCCAAGATCCGCTTCTCCTGGCATCCGATTCCCGCTAATCGGATGCGACAACTGTTAAAAACTGGATTTGCAATTTGGTTGTGCCTGGTGGTTCTAGACAAGGGATTGCAAATTCCCTTTAGCTATTACGCGATTATGGGCGCTGCTGTTGCCGTGCAACCCACGATGGGAAAGACGATCACCGCTGGGACGCAACTGGTGGTGGTTACTGGAATCGCTGCGCTTTACACCGCCTTGCTAATTAACACGATCGGAGATAGCCCCTTTGCTTTGGGATTGGGGTTATTCCTGACTATCCTGACCTGTTCGCAGCTTGGCTTCACCCAGGGGTATGCCTTGGGTTGCGTTCTGGTGCTCATTTGCTTTGTAGGACAGAGCAGCCATCCCAATGCCTATATCTGGGGGCGGTTCTCTGAAATTCTGGTCGGCGTAGTGGTTGCCCTGATCCTGTCAAATCTATTCTGGAAAAACACCTCTGCGGATCTCCTGGATCAGGGGATTTCCCAAACCCTGACCCATTTAAGGAACCGATACCTTGAATTAATCGATTCCTATTTGCAGGAATTGCCCCCACCAGAAAATCTTCCTCAAAATCTCCAAGAGGTCTCCCAAACCCACGCCGCCCTTCAAAGTGAAACGCAACAGGAAATTGTATTCAACCTCATGGCTGCCAGAGCGCAGCGACGATGGAATCTGTTGCTCCATTATGAGAAAGAACTGATTCAGAACATAGAAGTACTTCAGGATGTAGTACAGCAAAGTGCGGGGCATTCATTTTCTGAAAACTTGAGGGAGACAATTCAGGCAGCGGCGCAGGCAACGGTCAGAAGCTTTGACAAACTGGCAGGTTGGATCAGGTCGGGGCATTGTCCCCAGACCATTCCTTCACCGGTTCCATCATTTGAGGCGATCGACCAAACGCTCCAAAACCTGCGCACATCGGAGATGATTCTGACCTATTCCCTGGATGAAACGCTTCCGCTAACAGTGGTCATCTTAACAATGCGGGAAATTGCTGAGAATCTAGATCAGGTGACCCATGATTTGAAAATGCTCAGTCGTTAG